One genomic region from Oncorhynchus gorbuscha isolate QuinsamMale2020 ecotype Even-year linkage group LG13, OgorEven_v1.0, whole genome shotgun sequence encodes:
- the LOC123994219 gene encoding serine protease inhibitor Kazal-type 1-like, whose amino-acid sequence MWNFTRLTLCLLSVTVLARGASLPDGTTEADCSQYNLPMCPRNFEPVCGSDGTNYSNECMLCFQNMERKTNILIRSKGEC is encoded by the exons ATGTGGAACTTTACACGGCTGACGCTTTGTCTTCTCAGTGTTACCG TTTTGGCACGAGGAGCGAGTCTCCCAGACGGAACCACAGAG GCTGACTGTTCCCAGTACAACTTGCCCATGTGCCCCCGCAACTTCGAGCCAGTTTGTGGAAGCGACGGCACCAACTACTCTAATGAATGCATGCTGTGCTTTCAGAACAT GGAGCGGAAGACTAACATTCTCATCCGGAGTAAAGGAGAGTGCTGA
- the LOC123994221 gene encoding vacuolar ATPase assembly integral membrane protein vma21-like, with protein sequence MEGYAKTSLSTTYAGAPDFRGNDSSLVSALKTLLFFTILMVTLPIGLYFASKAYIFQGSLQMSNSDSYFYAAIVAVLAVHVVLALFVYVAWNEGSTKDKGKHD encoded by the exons ATGGAAGGATATGCCAAAACATCACTTAGCACCACGTATGCTGGAGCCCCGGATTTCAGAGG GAATGACAGTTCTCTGGTATCTGCTCTGAAAACTCTTCTCTTCTTCACCATCCTGATGGTCACCCTGCCCATAGGACTGTACTTCGCATCAAAGGCATATATCTTTCAAG gttcCCTACAGATGTCTAACTCAGACAGTTATTTCTATGCTGCCATCGTAGCTGTGCTGGCCGTACATGTGGTTCTGGCTTTGTTTGTCTACGTGGCCTGGAACGAGGGCTCCACCAAGGACAAGGGGAAACACGACTAA